From one Fusobacterium sp. SYSU M8D902 genomic stretch:
- a CDS encoding UxaA family hydrolase → MKFLGYRRPDGKVGVRNKIFILPASVCASDTTRIIASQIEGAVTFNNQNGCSQVTGDQQLTMDIMAGMAANPNVYGIIVVSLGCENCQMDLVVDAIRQRTNKPMETFIIQENGGTITTIERAVRAGRKMAQEASMQQREECDISELIIGTECGGSDPTSGLASNVLIGELSDRLVELNSTSILSETTEFIGAEHILASRAKNDEVKTRIYDIVHRYERALQLVGEEVRIGNPSPGNIAGGLTTLEEKSLGCIHKGGHSVVNAVFDYGKPITEKGLVIMDTPGNDPSSVAGMVAGGAQIIVFSTGRGTPTGNPISPVIKITGNKLTFENMKDNIDIDASPVIYGPQTLKELGNELLDEVISVANGKQTKAETLGYTETAIARLCNYV, encoded by the coding sequence ATGAAATTTTTAGGATATAGAAGACCAGATGGAAAAGTAGGAGTAAGAAATAAAATTTTTATATTACCAGCAAGTGTTTGTGCGTCTGATACTACTAGAATAATAGCATCACAAATAGAAGGTGCAGTAACATTTAATAATCAAAATGGTTGTTCACAAGTAACTGGAGACCAACAACTAACGATGGATATAATGGCAGGAATGGCTGCAAATCCAAATGTATATGGAATTATTGTGGTATCTTTAGGTTGTGAAAACTGTCAAATGGATTTAGTAGTTGATGCAATTAGACAAAGGACAAATAAGCCAATGGAGACTTTTATAATTCAAGAAAATGGTGGAACAATTACGACTATTGAAAGAGCAGTACGTGCTGGAAGAAAAATGGCACAAGAAGCATCAATGCAACAAAGAGAAGAATGTGATATTTCTGAATTAATAATAGGAACTGAATGTGGAGGGTCAGATCCAACAAGTGGATTAGCTTCAAATGTTTTAATAGGAGAATTAAGTGATCGTTTAGTAGAACTAAACTCAACATCAATTTTATCGGAAACAACAGAATTTATAGGAGCAGAACATATATTAGCATCACGTGCTAAGAATGATGAAGTTAAAACAAGAATTTATGATATAGTTCATAGATATGAGAGAGCACTTCAACTAGTAGGTGAAGAGGTAAGAATAGGAAATCCTTCTCCAGGAAATATAGCAGGAGGATTAACAACACTTGAAGAAAAATCATTAGGATGTATACATAAAGGAGGACATTCGGTTGTAAATGCTGTATTTGATTATGGAAAACCAATTACGGAGAAAGGTTTAGTAATAATGGATACTCCAGGTAATGATCCTTCATCAGTTGCTGGAATGGTAGCAGGAGGAGCACAAATAATAGTATTTTCAACTGGGAGAGGAACACCTACAGGAAATCCGATATCTCCAGTAATTAAAATTACTGGAAATAAATTAACTTTTGAGAATATGAAAGATAATATAGATATTGATGCTAGTCCTGTTATTTATGGACCTCAAACGTTAAAAGAATTGGGAAATGAATTACTAGATGAAGTAATAAGTGTAGCTAATGGAAAACAAACAAAAGCAGAGACTTTAGGATATACAGAAACTGCAATTGCAAGACTTTGTAATTATGTTTAA
- a CDS encoding UxaA family hydrolase, whose amino-acid sequence MKINAVIIDKKDNVAVAIEIIKKGEAIFYKRDNEDIELEALTDIQIYHKLANKEIKKGEPVIKYGEHIGIAARDIKKGEHVHVHNVESHREEL is encoded by the coding sequence ATGAAAATAAATGCTGTAATAATTGATAAAAAAGATAATGTAGCAGTTGCAATTGAAATAATAAAGAAAGGAGAAGCTATATTTTATAAAAGAGATAATGAGGATATAGAGTTAGAAGCTTTAACTGATATTCAAATATATCATAAACTAGCAAATAAAGAAATAAAAAAAGGTGAACCAGTAATTAAATATGGAGAACACATAGGAATAGCAGCTAGAGATATAAAAAAAGGCGAACATGTACATGTTCATAATGTAGAAAGTCACAGAGAAGAATTATAA
- a CDS encoding IclR family transcriptional regulator, which yields MKNTEHNPTLRVLNILETLASNPEGLTLTEISEIINSPKSTILPIIHTMANKKFIFFNEKTYTYTIGINSFCIGSSYIGNMNALQFIKSEMEYVVKKTDEICQMGILEGGEVLYVAKVDSTNPIRITSSVGKKLPAYCTALGKAMLFNYSKNELNNFYPLGLKAYTKNTITNFDTLFEQLQMIKKTHISTEYGEANEELSCISVPLMNGHNIIAAISVSAPSFRFTDEKSKLIIKYLLDAKSKIELFFREHDINNSQLILNK from the coding sequence ATGAAAAATACAGAACATAATCCTACTCTCAGAGTTTTAAATATTTTAGAAACATTGGCTTCTAATCCGGAAGGATTAACTTTAACTGAAATTTCGGAAATAATAAATTCGCCTAAAAGCACAATACTTCCAATCATTCATACAATGGCTAATAAAAAATTTATCTTTTTTAATGAAAAAACATATACCTATACAATCGGGATAAACTCTTTCTGTATTGGATCATCATATATTGGAAATATGAATGCTTTACAATTTATAAAATCTGAAATGGAATATGTTGTAAAAAAAACTGATGAAATTTGTCAAATGGGAATTTTAGAAGGGGGTGAAGTTTTATATGTTGCTAAAGTTGATTCTACTAATCCAATCAGAATAACATCATCTGTTGGAAAAAAATTACCTGCCTATTGTACTGCATTAGGAAAAGCTATGTTATTTAATTATTCAAAAAATGAATTGAATAATTTTTATCCACTAGGTCTAAAAGCATATACCAAAAATACAATAACTAATTTTGACACTCTTTTTGAGCAACTTCAAATGATAAAAAAAACACACATTTCTACTGAATATGGCGAGGCAAACGAAGAATTAAGTTGTATCAGTGTTCCTCTAATGAATGGTCATAATATTATTGCTGCAATAAGTGTTAGTGCACCTTCTTTTAGATTTACTGATGAAAAAAGTAAGCTTATTATTAAATATTTATTAGATGCTAAAAGTAAAATTGAATTATTTTTTAGAGAACATGATATTAATAATTCTCAACTAATATTGAATAAATAA
- a CDS encoding 2-keto-3-deoxygluconate permease, with product MILKFLRKVPAGMMIVPLLIGSFMNTFFPAALKIGSFTTATFSSAGAATAMGIQLFCLGTTLQIADMPKVIKRGGILLISKFVIGAAIGIAVGKIFGFAGVCGLTTLAIISAVTNSNGSVYLALMKTYGDTTDCAAMALLALNDGPLLTLIALGASGLANVPLMALVATVVPIIVGMIIGNIDKGMRDFMAPAGDILIPFVGFTLGAGINLSNVLKGGVPGIVLGLISVFVGGAFIVFCDRMIGRRPGYAGWAVATTAGNAVAVPAAVGIIDPAWAPYVGEATTQVAAAVVVTAILAPLMTNYWAKKYGCPKINEVN from the coding sequence ATGATATTAAAATTTTTGCGAAAAGTTCCAGCAGGAATGATGATAGTTCCGTTGTTAATAGGATCTTTTATGAATACTTTTTTTCCAGCGGCCTTAAAAATAGGATCTTTTACTACCGCAACTTTTTCAAGTGCAGGAGCGGCAACAGCAATGGGAATTCAACTATTTTGTTTAGGTACTACCTTACAAATAGCAGATATGCCAAAAGTAATAAAACGTGGTGGAATATTATTAATTTCAAAATTTGTGATAGGAGCAGCAATTGGGATAGCTGTAGGGAAAATATTTGGATTTGCAGGAGTTTGTGGATTAACAACACTAGCAATAATAAGTGCTGTAACTAATAGTAATGGAAGTGTTTATTTGGCATTGATGAAAACTTATGGAGATACAACAGATTGTGCTGCAATGGCATTATTAGCGTTAAATGATGGACCATTATTAACTTTAATAGCATTAGGAGCATCTGGATTAGCAAACGTACCATTAATGGCATTAGTAGCAACTGTAGTTCCAATAATTGTAGGAATGATTATTGGAAATATAGATAAAGGAATGAGAGATTTTATGGCACCAGCAGGAGATATTTTAATTCCTTTTGTTGGTTTTACTTTGGGAGCAGGGATAAATTTAAGTAATGTATTAAAAGGAGGAGTTCCAGGAATAGTATTGGGTCTTATATCAGTTTTTGTGGGTGGAGCATTTATAGTATTTTGTGATAGAATGATAGGAAGAAGGCCAGGATATGCTGGTTGGGCAGTAGCAACAACAGCAGGAAATGCAGTTGCAGTACCAGCAGCAGTAGGAATAATAGATCCTGCATGGGCTCCATATGTAGGAGAGGCAACAACACAGGTAGCTGCGGCAGTAGTTGTAACAGCAATATTGGCACCTTTAATGACAAATTATTGGGCTAAAAAGTATGGATGTCCTAAAATTAATGAAGTTAATTAA